Genomic window (Musa acuminata AAA Group cultivar baxijiao chromosome BXJ1-9, Cavendish_Baxijiao_AAA, whole genome shotgun sequence):
ACAACGGCCGTTGCCGAAACCCGTGGTCGCATCGCCTCGCTGCTCGAGTTCTTCCAAGATGTCGAAGCGAGGTAACCCTCCCATCTCCatgtcgatcgatcgatcgatcgatctcagATTGTTCAATGATCTCCGGTGGCTTTTGTAGGGCGCGGAGGAACGGCGGGTAACAAGTTCCGGATGTCGCTGGGTCTGCCGGTGGCGGCGACGGTGAACTGTGCGGACAACACGGGGGCGAAGAATCTCTACATCATTTCCGTCAAGGGGATCAAGGGACGCCTCAACCGCCTGCCCTCGGCCTGCGTCGGGGACATGGTCATGGCCACCGTCAAGAAGGGCAAGCCCGACCTCCGGAAGAAGGTCATGCCCGCCG
Coding sequences:
- the LOC135593615 gene encoding large ribosomal subunit protein uL14x/uL14z/uL14y is translated as MSKRGRGGTAGNKFRMSLGLPVAATVNCADNTGAKNLYIISVKGIKGRLNRLPSACVGDMVMATVKKGKPDLRKKVMPAVIVRQRKPWRRKDGVYMYFEDNAGVIVNPKGEMKGSAITGPIGKECADLWPRIASAANAIV